A single window of Vigna unguiculata cultivar IT97K-499-35 chromosome 1, ASM411807v1, whole genome shotgun sequence DNA harbors:
- the LOC114165270 gene encoding putative RING-H2 finger protein ATL69, translating to MFAASPPPSAAVTTAGVGLGYGIAIAVSILVLISSIMLASYACVRFKSNSPRTRNNTHYDQTEQNHNIHDSGGPEPVVLGLEKPAIEAYPKIVVGESGRLPRPNDSGSCAICLCDYLPKDTVRCVPSCHHCFHADCVDAWLKMSATCPLCRNSPVPSPSPSPSPTPMLELVPLAFHAR from the coding sequence ATGTTCGCGGCGTCTCCGCCACCCTCCGCCGCCGTTACCACCGCCGGCGTTGGTCTCGGCTACGGCATTGCCATCGCCGTCAGCATCCTCGTCCTCATCTCCTCCATCATGCTCGCCTCCTACGCCTGCGTCCGCTTCAAATCTAACTCTCCTCGCACTCGTAACAACACTCATTACGACCAAACGGAACAGAATCACAACATTCACGACTCCGGTGGGCCCGAGCCCGTCGTCCTGGGCCTGGAAAAGCCCGCCATCGAGGCCTACCCGAAGATCGTCGTCGGAGAGAGCGGCCGCCTCCCCAGGCCCAACGACAGTGGCTCCTGCGCCATCTGCCTCTGCGATTACCTTCCTAAGGACACCGTGCGCTGCGTTCCGAGCTGCCACCACTGCTTTCACGCGGACTGCGTTGACGCGTGGCTGAAGATGAGTGCCACGTGTCCGCTCTGCCGGAACTCCCCGGTGCCGTCTCCGTCGCCGTCGCCGTCACCGACGCCGATGTTGGAGCTCGTTCCGCTGGCTTTCCACG